In Carassius carassius chromosome 14, fCarCar2.1, whole genome shotgun sequence, the genomic stretch TGCATACcatagataaatataaaaataaatatatgaataaataaatattgtctaCATTAAGTGTTTCATGTGAGCGGAAAAAAAAGtcgtaataataatatttgacatatttgtctaattactgaaaaaattgaGAACTAAAAAAGCACACAGAACAAGTATTTATGTTTTCACCTGAAAAAGCTCAAATAACCCCCCAGTAATCTCATGTTTGGCACACATGGAGAAGCAATCGCCTGGGCATTTGATCTTATTTTGTGCAGAACAGAAGTGAGTCTCTCATGCCTGCATGTGTTAGCAGACTGTCGTCAGTGCGGTCTCCATGGCAATGCATCACACACCTCGAGACGCATTTGCAGGAAGCTGACGTGATGAGTTTGTTATTTCCCTAAAAATGAGGCATCTTGCGTGTTTTTGTACGTGTCTGGATCAGGCTCTGAGTCACCGTGTCACTGTATGTGTCTGATGATTGATTAATCAGATGGAAGGATAAATATAGCCTACATCCGAATGATGCATTCTGAAATACAGTGAGAGAAGGCAGAGAAAAACAATGAAGTCTGTCCTTATTTATGTAGTATTTTTTCAATGTTTACCTATGTATTTGCATAATGTTTTCTTattgacttttttcttttaaagaaattaatacttttattcagcaaggatgtgttaaatgtgGTAGTAAAGACTTAgatattgttataaaatatttatattttgaataaatgttgtttttggcTGACAATTCAGTGCTGCGTCACAgacataaatgctattttaaaatatataaaataggaaaccaataattgtaataatatttcgcaatattacagctttttctgtatttatggtcaaataaataatatttgcataaataaaaatcctATTGATCCCAAACGTTTCAATGGCAGTGTATATatacttttagttttatttatttattttttttaaacgttaAGTTAGAAAGAACGTTTGTAATGAAACTAGGGGTCCTCCCTGGGCAAGAAATAACTAACCATGATTAACAAAGAAGGTAAACATTTGATCAGTTTAAGAAAAAACAATTATGCTTTTACTGTATGttgttgtatgtatgtatgtgtatttgattgctggtaacagtttgaaagaaaaaaagacagaattttgTCAGGCTTCATGCAGTTATTATTGATTTCACCACAAATATTCAAACCATATAGCACAACACAGCTCAACTTGCTAACATTTTTGTACAAAGAGTAAAAAGAGAACTATGCTTAAgaccaaaaaagaaagaaactttcTTTACTGTACGGACAAATCATTTGTATCAGCATCTAAAAGATTAGTATATTTCATTTTAGGAATATTTGTCCAAGCGTGAATTCATTAGAAAAGTTCACTaaactgtcatttattaattttgttttttactgtacCCACAAATGGCTACAGAAAGCTACCTAAATGGTAGGCATATAGCAAAATGATTATTAaagattattaaaaagaaaataaagaaataacacagCAACTTGAGTAATCCATGGGTTCTAAGATCAGTGATCAGATCACAGCCCACtaaaaatcaataaagaaaaatatttgaatacCTCATCAAAACCACAGAAACCTTTGAATACTGGAATATTTTCACAACACATCTGATCTGCTACATTGACAGTCACTCTTGTTTTTTTCTACTCTTGCTCCCGAATGTCAACACATTCTTGTAACTGTGCTCAGCTTTGGATCTCAAGGCCACTAGGTGGAGTCAGTGGCTTTAATCGGGGCTCATAGAGAGCTGAGAGAATCTATGGGTTCTCCACTGCATCTCTCCAGCCCTTGTAAAAGATCAACATGTTTAATGTCCATGAGTGTATCCCAGAGGAAGCAGGCGAGTCCATGGCTGGGCAGCGCTGCTTACAGGATGGCACAGAAGAACTTCTTCTCCCTGAAAGGGTTCTCGGACGCAGGCACAGGGGAAAGCAGGGGGTCCTCTTTAGCGTGGGCTTCGCAGTACGATGTCAGATCTGCTGCTGCTTTGGAGACCTGATGTTGATTCATGAAATCACAAACAGTCACCAAACAATGCTCATGCATTTTCACTCCTAACCAAGTTAACATGTTTCAACTGGATGAAATGATGCTGTGTTGATATCCTTCTTACCTTTATCCTGTCAATATTGGCCTCCATCTTGAGCTGCTCCACCAGTTTGCGAGCCTGAGCAATGCCAGCTGTGTTGTTGGTGGCCATGAGGCTGCTGCACTGTAACATACATGGAAGAACACATTCCCTAAATTTGACATGACATATATGGATAAAAgattaagaaatgtaaaaatggaTAAAGAGGAGCTGTGTTATGTGCCAGTGTGAATTCACTTTCAACAATTTGATATGAGAAAAAAAGTTGTAACGCTCTCTAATGCAAGGGTTTTCCAACTGGGGTTCAGGACCCCCAATGGGCCTCAAGAGGCCTACACAGACAACATTGTTTTAGGTGTCATTTCTGTAAACTTGTTTTTGGGGGtctgaatgttaaaaaaaatttttttaatgaattaaatagaataaaatcaGGTTAAAATGGGCAATTTAACATTCTGATTTCTAAATCATAAAATCATTCACAAATTAGATTGACACAACTATTCGAAGAATTGGGGtgagaatacattttattatttataaaaaaaaaaaaaaactttgatcaaaagtgaatttataatttataacatttataatgttgcaaaagattcacatttttaaataactgacttaaatttTTAGAAGATTACAATAATTtcttaaataagtacattttaatgtatacaaataaaaaaggttattttagattgaaataatatttcacaatataataataataataataatataaaattactgttactgtattttttatttaataaattgataCAAAAAAATTGAACTCAATCTTCTGAACACTAGTGCATTTTTAATATTCATACATATAAAGTGATCAACAAATTTATTAGACCACCACCCCAAAAAAAGGTTTGTGCCACAGCTGCCATAAACTAATTAccaaaataactttttatgttTCTGCAATGGTTAATCTACCAGTATGTGTAAGCTCTTTAGTCACAATAGTATTCGTAACGCTAAAAtctaattattgttgttatccattaatttttaaatttaccTGTTTTACAGGGAaggaagaaaaaatattaaagcattttataattttttttttcagatgcccAATCACAGTCAATAAATACAGTCTAATAAATTTGTTAAGCACTGTATGTGCATTTAAGGAATTggtcaaaaatgtgtttaaagctaaacattttattatcttttattaagcaaataacaaactgaaacaacTACACataaccaaaaatatatatatattgtatggcCTCCTTTGGCATTAATGACCTTGCATTCTTGCTggcattgtttttatttacttttccaTGGTATCTGTTGCTATTGACTGTAAATAAGCAtctgaataaaaaattaataaagtgcATTACTATTTTTTCTGCTTTCCTTGTAAAACAGTAAATTCAGAAATTCACGgataacaacaataattatatttaagcATTAGAAACACTACTGTGAGCTTACACACACTGGTGGATTAACCAttaatgaaacataaaaaaataattttggtcaTCCCCAGTACAGTTATAGTTTAGGGCAGCTGTGGCACAAACCTTACATCGGGTGCTGGTGGTCTAATAAATCTGCCAAGCactgtaaattatgttttatcacagcatattttaatatattcttaGACAAAGATTTAATCAGAAGGGGATTGTTGTATTTGCTGGTCAAtaccataaacattttttttttataaataaaaacataataattgaGAAATCCTTGTTCTAAAGTATTATGCCAGTACAGTGTGACAGATCAATATTTAGGCTGGTTAGACTTGGTTTGTTACTTGTCTGACTCTGGTTGACAAAGGAAGGGTGGGGACAGCATCATACTCTCACATGCTGGAGAACAGCATCAGAAGCACTGATACCGTACTTCACTTCCTACCACACTGTCTGCTTTGACCTATTTAGACTCTAAAAACTCCCAAATATTTAAAGTCTCTCACAGAAGGCACAACACAgttaatagcaaaaaaaaaaaaaaaaaaaaaaaaaaaaaacacctacaaatcttttgcttgtttgttttttgtttccctCACAGTTGTTCAGTCAACGCTATGTCATTTAATTTCAATGGAATCTATGAATATGAAGCAGTAAGAGGTAGAAAATATTAGTAGCTTATAATATACAACCGACAGACATCATCGGATAGTCCCCGGCCACCACGACATAAAAAAGCAAATGCGCGTGTGTGCTTCTTTCATGTTCACGTGGCTCTGCCATATGGGTATTGATAGCACACTGTGACACACCTGTCATGACTGTGAGCTCAAAGGTCTGTGGTGTATCAGAGTTTTTAATCTCAGCCGGCTCTCCTGCAGCGAGGTTAAATACAAAGGCCTGCTGCTGAGAGCAAACAGCAGGGATCGCTAGACTATCAGCTGTCAGACTGACCTCATTCTAGGTTAACCACTGTAGATAATGAGCCCAAACCCC encodes the following:
- the LOC132157199 gene encoding guanine nucleotide-binding protein G(I)/G(S)/G(O) subunit gamma-2-like isoform X2, whose protein sequence is MATNNTAGIAQARKLVEQLKMEANIDRIKVSKAAADLTSYCEAHAKEDPLLSPVPASENPFREKKFFCAIL
- the LOC132157199 gene encoding guanine nucleotide-binding protein G(I)/G(S)/G(O) subunit gamma-2-like isoform X1; translated protein: MPECQNKECMRASVTYSSCVIEDYKHIEKCSSLMATNNTAGIAQARKLVEQLKMEANIDRIKVSKAAADLTSYCEAHAKEDPLLSPVPASENPFREKKFFCAIL